One part of the Desulfovibrio aminophilus DSM 12254 genome encodes these proteins:
- a CDS encoding GIY-YIG nuclease family protein — protein MPAGTGWFVYLMRCADGSLYCGVTTDLARRLAEHNAGTGARYTRARRPVALAASAPCADKSAALKAEAAVRRRKAGEKLAFVRELAHTEEQP, from the coding sequence ATGCCCGCCGGAACCGGCTGGTTCGTCTACTTGATGCGCTGCGCCGACGGCAGCCTTTACTGCGGCGTGACCACGGACCTCGCCCGCCGTCTGGCCGAACACAACGCGGGCACGGGCGCACGCTACACCCGCGCGCGGCGTCCGGTGGCCCTGGCCGCCAGTGCGCCCTGCGCGGACAAAAGCGCGGCGCTCAAGGCCGAGGCCGCCGTGCGTCGCCGCAAGGCTGGGGAAAAACTGGCCTTCGTCCGGGAACTGGCGCACACCGAGGAGCAGCCATGA
- a CDS encoding 3-isopropylmalate dehydratase small subunit yields MIVTGKAHKVGDHIDTDAIIPARYLVTTDTAELGSHFMEGISADWNARVSKNDVLVAGENFGCGSSREHAPLAVLGAGIPVVVAKSFARIFYRNGFNMGLTLLEVGEDADKLRDGDQLEVDTKSGVIRNLTTGESVRCAPVPPSMQELVDAGGLVAYVKHRLTKVAIKKA; encoded by the coding sequence ATGATCGTCACAGGCAAGGCCCACAAGGTCGGGGATCACATCGACACCGACGCCATCATTCCGGCGCGCTATCTGGTCACCACGGACACCGCTGAACTGGGCAGTCATTTCATGGAGGGCATCTCTGCGGACTGGAACGCCCGGGTGTCCAAGAACGACGTCCTCGTCGCCGGGGAGAACTTCGGCTGCGGCTCCTCCCGCGAACACGCTCCCCTGGCCGTTCTCGGCGCGGGCATCCCCGTGGTGGTGGCCAAGAGCTTCGCGCGCATCTTCTATCGCAACGGCTTCAACATGGGCCTGACCCTGTTGGAGGTCGGCGAGGATGCCGATAAGCTCCGCGACGGCGACCAACTGGAGGTGGACACCAAGTCCGGAGTCATCCGCAACCTGACCACGGGCGAGAGCGTACGTTGCGCCCCGGTGCCGCCGTCCATGCAGGAACTGGTGGACGCGGGCGGGCTGGTGGCCTATGTGAAGCACCGCCTGACCAAGGTGGCCATTAAAAAAGCATAA
- a CDS encoding 2-isopropylmalate synthase, translating into MAERIFVFDTTLRDGEQSPGATMNIQEKVSMARQLETLGVDIIEAGFPAASQGDFEAVRAIAAAVGSAQVAGLCRAMPADIDRGWEAIKEAAYPRIHTFLATSDIHMKHKLRKTPEQVLEMADAAVRHAMRHTANVEFSAEDASRSDWGFLAKVCSVAVKAGATTLNIPDTVGYIQPHEYAELIAFLLKNVEGADKVVFSVHCHNDLGLAVANTLAAVRAGARQIEGTVLGIGERAGNVAIEEVVMAMHTRPDVYPYETNIKTEQIYPACRRLSQIIGQPIPPYKAIVGPNAFAHESGIHQDGVLKNRLTYEIMTPQSVGRSGTEMVIGKHSGSHAIKRKIEELGYSLDEQQLAVVFGAVKELADKKEQVFDEDVEALVLEKVYRRRDKYRLKDMSVFSATGGVPPHAAVVMEFVTPDGVETRRGSAFGEGPVDAIFKCIGRMVGMTPTLERYQVNAVTGGTDAQGAVTVRIADNGFKAVGRGTSEDVLVASAQAFITALNRLEKTKEEKRECPTL; encoded by the coding sequence ATGGCTGAGCGCATCTTTGTCTTCGACACCACCTTGCGCGACGGCGAACAGTCCCCGGGCGCGACCATGAACATCCAGGAAAAGGTGAGCATGGCCCGCCAGCTGGAGACGCTCGGCGTGGACATCATCGAGGCCGGGTTCCCGGCCGCCAGCCAGGGAGACTTTGAAGCCGTGCGGGCCATCGCCGCCGCCGTGGGCTCGGCCCAGGTGGCCGGGCTCTGCCGGGCCATGCCCGCGGACATCGACCGAGGCTGGGAAGCCATCAAGGAGGCCGCGTATCCCCGCATTCATACCTTCCTGGCCACCTCCGACATCCACATGAAGCACAAGCTCCGCAAGACCCCGGAGCAGGTTCTGGAAATGGCCGACGCTGCCGTGCGCCACGCGATGCGGCACACCGCCAATGTGGAGTTCTCTGCCGAGGACGCCTCGCGTTCGGATTGGGGCTTCCTGGCCAAGGTCTGCTCCGTGGCAGTCAAGGCCGGGGCCACGACCCTGAACATTCCGGACACCGTGGGCTACATCCAGCCCCACGAGTACGCCGAACTGATCGCCTTTCTGCTCAAGAACGTTGAGGGTGCGGACAAGGTCGTCTTCAGCGTGCATTGCCACAACGACCTGGGCTTGGCCGTGGCCAACACCCTGGCCGCCGTGCGGGCCGGAGCCCGGCAGATCGAGGGCACGGTGCTGGGCATCGGCGAGCGCGCGGGCAACGTGGCCATCGAGGAAGTGGTCATGGCCATGCATACCCGGCCGGACGTCTATCCTTATGAGACGAACATCAAGACCGAGCAGATTTATCCGGCCTGCCGCCGGCTGTCGCAGATCATCGGCCAGCCCATCCCGCCGTACAAGGCCATCGTGGGGCCCAACGCCTTCGCCCACGAGTCCGGCATCCACCAGGACGGCGTGTTGAAAAACCGGCTGACCTACGAGATCATGACCCCGCAGTCCGTGGGCCGTTCCGGCACGGAGATGGTCATCGGCAAGCACTCCGGCTCCCATGCCATCAAGCGCAAGATCGAGGAGTTGGGCTACTCCCTGGACGAGCAGCAGCTGGCCGTGGTCTTCGGCGCGGTCAAGGAGCTGGCGGACAAGAAGGAGCAGGTCTTCGACGAGGACGTGGAGGCTCTGGTCCTGGAGAAGGTCTACCGCCGCCGCGACAAATACCGCCTCAAGGACATGAGCGTGTTTTCGGCCACCGGCGGGGTTCCCCCGCACGCCGCCGTGGTCATGGAGTTCGTCACCCCTGACGGAGTGGAGACGCGGCGCGGCTCGGCCTTCGGCGAGGGCCCGGTGGACGCCATCTTCAAGTGCATCGGCCGAATGGTGGGCATGACGCCCACCTTGGAACGCTATCAGGTGAACGCGGTCACGGGCGGCACGGACGCCCAGGGCGCGGTCACCGTGCGCATAGCGGACAACGGCTTCAAGGCCGTGGGGCGCGGCACCAGCGAGGACGTGCTGGTGGCCAGCGCCCAGGCCTTCATCACGGCCCTGAATCGTTTGGAGAAGACCAAGGAGGAGAAACGGGAATGCCCCACACTTTAG
- a CDS encoding (deoxy)nucleoside triphosphate pyrophosphohydrolase: MSRREIWVVAGIIWRGREFLAVDRPEGKDFAHLWEFPGGKIRPGESAEEALVRELREELRITATSFAVWREKRHDYEEFSVHLTFFHVHAFMGDPFPAEGQALAWVRPEEPVELAFLPADVEILEALKRYTGPRGQG, translated from the coding sequence ATGAGCCGCCGCGAGATCTGGGTGGTGGCCGGAATCATCTGGCGCGGTCGGGAGTTCCTGGCGGTGGACCGGCCCGAGGGCAAGGATTTCGCCCACCTGTGGGAATTCCCGGGGGGCAAGATCCGACCCGGCGAGAGCGCCGAGGAGGCTCTCGTGCGCGAACTGCGCGAGGAACTGCGCATCACGGCCACTTCCTTCGCCGTCTGGCGCGAGAAGCGTCACGACTATGAGGAGTTCAGCGTCCATTTGACCTTTTTTCACGTTCATGCCTTCATGGGCGATCCCTTTCCGGCCGAGGGCCAGGCCCTGGCCTGGGTCCGGCCCGAGGAACCGGTCGAGCTGGCCTTTCTGCCGGCGGACGTGGAGATCCTGGAGGCCCTCAAGCGCTACACCGGACCCCGGGGTCAGGGCTGA
- a CDS encoding ABC-F family ATP-binding cassette domain-containing protein produces the protein MSRITVTNLVKAYGGEDLFDGLSFEIAPGMRLAVAGPNGCGKSTLLRILAGEVEPDGGQVAMEKGARLGYVAQELGDEDLEQALLPWVLAALPSWGSFWREWEQAVASGDEARIRALSERQHELEAGMGYNPEHRARAILTGLGFSEDKHLRRIGELSGGWRERAKLARVLLQGADVLLLDEPTNHLDLEAVEWLENYLLNFRGAVAFVAHDRVFLDRVGSHVLFLGGARPMLRKGSFAEFLEWEAEAAQQREREAAKLSARIEHEQSYIRRFRVKARKAAQAQSKLKKVEKLQAELSKVQDDTRGSRPGRSLAFALPEPRRGDKVAVSAVDLEFAYQGDHKVWHKLDFQVFRGRKIALAAPNGAGKSTLLKLIAGSLKPTHGHVKIGPNTDMAYFSQHQTEILRPTGSVLSEIRRLSDPRNTEEQLMGVLGLFLLGEPYFERPVAALSGGEKSRLLLATLFLARPNFLLLDEPTNHLDLESREGLVQALRDYEGTLLFVAHDRYLMSEVADEIWSLSQDGIVVFSGGFAEYDAHRRAEQAAEKAAETAPAKSRMDKEDKRRAAEIRNRISREMKPLKDEYAKLEGELDKALTEQAELEARLNDPATYADSGKALELNARYRETSEWAEGLIERMGRLELEMERLNGLKQEMLAE, from the coding sequence ATGTCGCGCATCACTGTCACGAATCTGGTCAAGGCTTACGGCGGAGAGGATCTCTTCGACGGCCTGTCTTTCGAGATCGCCCCGGGAATGCGTCTGGCCGTGGCCGGTCCCAACGGCTGCGGCAAGAGCACGCTGCTGCGCATCCTGGCCGGGGAGGTCGAGCCCGACGGCGGCCAGGTGGCCATGGAGAAGGGCGCCCGTCTCGGCTACGTGGCCCAGGAACTGGGTGACGAGGATCTGGAGCAGGCGTTGCTGCCGTGGGTTCTGGCGGCCCTGCCGTCCTGGGGCTCGTTCTGGCGGGAATGGGAGCAGGCCGTGGCCTCCGGCGACGAAGCCCGCATCCGGGCCCTGTCCGAGCGCCAGCATGAACTGGAGGCGGGCATGGGCTACAATCCCGAGCACCGCGCCCGGGCCATTCTCACCGGCCTGGGTTTTTCCGAGGACAAGCACCTGCGCCGCATCGGCGAACTGTCCGGCGGCTGGCGCGAACGGGCCAAGCTGGCCCGGGTGCTTCTGCAGGGCGCGGACGTCCTGCTCCTGGACGAGCCCACCAACCACCTCGACCTTGAGGCCGTGGAGTGGCTGGAGAACTATCTTTTGAACTTCCGGGGGGCGGTGGCCTTCGTGGCCCACGATCGCGTCTTCCTGGACCGGGTGGGCTCGCACGTGCTCTTCCTGGGCGGAGCCCGGCCCATGCTGCGCAAAGGCTCCTTCGCGGAGTTCCTGGAGTGGGAGGCCGAGGCCGCCCAACAGCGCGAACGCGAGGCGGCCAAGCTCTCGGCCCGCATCGAGCACGAGCAGTCCTACATCCGCCGTTTCCGGGTCAAGGCCCGCAAGGCGGCGCAGGCGCAGAGCAAACTCAAGAAAGTGGAGAAGCTCCAGGCCGAGCTGTCCAAGGTCCAGGACGACACGCGCGGTTCCCGGCCGGGCCGCAGCCTGGCCTTCGCCCTGCCCGAGCCCCGGCGCGGGGACAAGGTGGCCGTGAGCGCCGTGGATCTGGAGTTCGCCTATCAGGGTGACCACAAGGTCTGGCACAAGCTGGACTTCCAGGTCTTCCGGGGCCGCAAGATCGCCCTGGCCGCGCCCAACGGCGCGGGCAAGTCCACGCTGCTCAAGCTCATCGCGGGCAGCCTCAAGCCGACGCACGGGCATGTGAAGATCGGGCCGAACACGGACATGGCCTATTTCAGCCAGCACCAGACCGAGATACTGCGGCCCACGGGCAGTGTGCTTTCGGAAATCCGCCGCCTTTCCGACCCGCGCAACACCGAGGAACAGCTCATGGGCGTGCTCGGCCTGTTCCTCCTCGGCGAGCCCTATTTCGAGCGCCCGGTGGCCGCGCTCTCCGGCGGCGAGAAGAGCCGTCTGCTGCTGGCCACCCTGTTCCTGGCCCGGCCGAATTTCCTGCTCCTGGACGAGCCCACCAACCACCTCGACCTGGAGAGCCGCGAAGGATTGGTCCAGGCCCTGCGCGACTACGAGGGCACCTTGCTGTTCGTGGCGCACGACCGCTACCTCATGAGCGAGGTGGCCGACGAGATATGGAGCCTGTCCCAGGATGGCATCGTGGTCTTCTCCGGGGGCTTCGCGGAGTACGACGCCCACCGCCGGGCCGAGCAGGCCGCCGAGAAGGCGGCCGAAACCGCCCCGGCCAAGTCCCGCATGGACAAGGAGGACAAACGCCGGGCCGCCGAGATCCGCAACCGGATATCGCGGGAGATGAAGCCCCTCAAGGACGAATACGCGAAGCTGGAGGGCGAGTTGGACAAGGCCCTGACCGAGCAGGCCGAGCTGGAGGCAAGGCTCAACGACCCGGCCACCTACGCCGATTCCGGCAAGGCCCTGGAGCTGAATGCGCGCTACCGCGAAACCTCCGAGTGGGCCGAAGGCCTCATCGAGCGCATGGGGCGTCTGGAACTGGAGATGGAACGGCTGAACGGCCTCAAGCAGGAGATGCTGGCCGAATGA
- a CDS encoding phosphatidylserine decarboxylase family protein → MLKPSAGVSLEGLPHIFFAAFCTVVFAVLEWWFPTVLMLVLTALALNFFRDPERIQPEDAEAVVSPADGKIVKIGRETDPVSGEARQVICVFMNIFDVHVNRMPVSGTIQALHYHPGKFFNASLDKASKDNERNVVEIVGKGNQRFTVVQIAGLVARRIVCWAEKGDKLKRAERFGLIKFGSRVDLYLPDGYDCTVYVGDQVFAGQTVVAVKR, encoded by the coding sequence ATGCTCAAACCATCGGCGGGCGTCAGCCTGGAAGGACTGCCCCACATTTTTTTCGCGGCTTTTTGCACCGTGGTCTTCGCCGTCCTCGAGTGGTGGTTCCCGACCGTTCTCATGCTCGTCCTGACCGCGCTGGCCCTGAATTTCTTCCGTGATCCCGAGCGGATCCAGCCCGAGGACGCCGAGGCCGTGGTCTCCCCAGCCGACGGCAAGATCGTCAAGATCGGGCGTGAGACCGACCCCGTGTCCGGTGAGGCCCGTCAGGTCATCTGCGTATTCATGAACATCTTCGACGTGCATGTGAACCGCATGCCCGTCTCCGGCACCATCCAGGCCCTGCACTACCACCCCGGCAAGTTCTTCAACGCCTCCCTGGACAAGGCCAGCAAGGACAACGAGCGCAATGTGGTGGAGATCGTGGGCAAGGGCAATCAGCGCTTCACCGTGGTCCAGATCGCCGGGCTCGTCGCCCGGCGTATCGTCTGCTGGGCGGAGAAGGGCGACAAGCTCAAGCGCGCGGAGCGGTTCGGTCTGATCAAGTTCGGGTCGCGAGTTGACCTTTACCTGCCCGATGGTTACGATTGCACCGTGTACGTCGGCGATCAGGTGTTCGCCGGCCAGACCGTGGTCGCCGTGAAGCGTTGA
- the pssA gene encoding CDP-diacylglycerol--serine O-phosphatidyltransferase translates to MSERPLPRHKGVYILPNMFTTASLFVGFLGILWAVQGRFEVCALAILGSGILDGLDGKVARLTGTSSEFGVQYDSLADLVAFGVTPAMLVYFWKLQQFGRLGLMAAFLIVACGALRLARFNVQTKVISKKFFIGLPIPAQACTLATLVLFTPYIPEAWSGRPLALTVLTMTYALSFLMVSTIRFASFKEYGFLKAHPFSSMVTAILLFVLVASRPRALGFLLFLGYIASGILYTLFYLSRRGSKLLRETPKLS, encoded by the coding sequence ATGAGCGAAAGACCGCTGCCGCGCCACAAGGGCGTGTACATCCTGCCCAACATGTTCACCACGGCCAGCCTGTTCGTGGGGTTCCTGGGCATTCTCTGGGCCGTGCAGGGCCGCTTCGAGGTGTGCGCGCTGGCAATCCTGGGCAGCGGAATCCTGGACGGACTGGACGGCAAGGTGGCCCGGCTCACTGGCACCAGCAGCGAGTTCGGGGTGCAGTACGACTCCCTGGCCGACCTCGTGGCCTTCGGAGTGACCCCGGCCATGCTCGTCTACTTCTGGAAGCTCCAGCAATTCGGCCGCCTCGGACTCATGGCCGCCTTCCTGATCGTGGCCTGCGGCGCGCTCCGGCTGGCCCGCTTCAACGTCCAGACCAAGGTGATCTCCAAGAAGTTCTTCATCGGCCTGCCCATCCCGGCCCAGGCCTGCACCCTGGCCACCCTGGTTCTCTTCACCCCGTACATCCCCGAGGCATGGAGCGGCAGGCCGCTCGCCCTGACGGTCCTGACCATGACCTATGCGCTGTCCTTCCTCATGGTCAGCACCATCCGCTTCGCCTCCTTCAAGGAGTATGGTTTCCTCAAGGCACACCCCTTCAGCTCGATGGTCACCGCCATCCTGCTGTTCGTGCTCGTGGCCTCCCGGCCGCGCGCCTTGGGCTTCCTGCTTTTCCTCGGCTACATCGCCTCCGGCATTCTCTACACCCTCTTTTATCTTTCCCGCAGGGGCTCCAAGCTCCTACGGGAGACCCCCAAGCTATCCTAG
- a CDS encoding aspartate-semialdehyde dehydrogenase, translating into MSKKSLRVAVCGATGAVGREMLKVLEERDFPATEVVPFASSRSAGSTVPFKDAELTVRELKEDSFQGFDLALFSAGGGTSLKFAPLAAKAGCVVVDNSSAWRMDPEVPLVVPEVNPEHLERHKGIIANPNCSTIQMVVTLKPIHDEAKIKRIVVSTYQAVSGTGHKAIMELETQVRRLFNGQDVIPDVYPHQIAFNCLPQIDVFLDNGYTKEEMKMVNETIKIMGDDSIRVTATTVRVPVFYGHSEAVNIETEEKLTAEDCRLLLAKAPGVTVVDYPEKKAYPMAVHAAGEDDVFVGRIREDESIDKGLNLWIVADNIRKGAALNAVQIAEELLRRDLVRVP; encoded by the coding sequence ATGAGCAAGAAGTCGTTGCGCGTTGCCGTGTGCGGAGCCACGGGGGCCGTGGGTCGCGAGATGCTCAAGGTTCTGGAGGAACGGGATTTTCCGGCCACCGAGGTAGTGCCTTTCGCCTCCAGCCGCTCGGCCGGTTCCACCGTGCCGTTCAAGGACGCGGAACTGACCGTGCGGGAACTCAAGGAAGACTCCTTCCAGGGCTTCGATCTGGCCCTCTTTTCGGCCGGCGGCGGCACGTCGCTGAAGTTCGCCCCCCTGGCGGCCAAGGCCGGCTGCGTGGTGGTGGACAATTCCAGCGCTTGGCGCATGGACCCCGAAGTGCCGCTGGTGGTGCCCGAGGTCAACCCCGAGCATCTTGAGCGGCACAAGGGCATCATCGCCAATCCCAACTGCTCCACCATCCAGATGGTGGTGACCCTCAAGCCGATTCACGACGAGGCGAAGATCAAGCGCATCGTGGTCTCCACCTACCAGGCCGTGTCCGGTACCGGACACAAGGCCATCATGGAACTGGAGACCCAGGTGCGGCGGCTGTTCAACGGCCAGGACGTGATCCCGGACGTCTACCCGCACCAGATCGCCTTCAACTGCCTGCCCCAGATCGACGTCTTCCTGGACAACGGCTACACCAAGGAAGAGATGAAGATGGTCAACGAGACCATCAAGATCATGGGCGACGACTCCATCCGGGTCACGGCCACCACGGTGCGCGTGCCGGTTTTCTACGGCCACTCCGAGGCGGTGAACATCGAGACCGAGGAGAAGCTCACGGCCGAGGACTGCCGCCTGCTGCTGGCCAAGGCTCCGGGCGTGACCGTCGTGGACTACCCGGAGAAGAAGGCCTACCCCATGGCCGTGCACGCCGCGGGCGAGGATGACGTCTTTGTCGGCCGCATCCGCGAGGACGAGAGCATCGACAAGGGGCTGAACCTTTGGATCGTGGCGGACAACATCCGCAAGGGCGCGGCCCTGAACGCCGTGCAGATCGCCGAGGAGCTCCTGCGCCGGGATCTCGTGCGGGTGCCGTGA
- a CDS encoding methylenetetrahydrofolate reductase encodes MRIVDLIRRRGPFLSLEFFPPKDRTTWPAFYAEVEKLKALDPLFVSVTYGAGGGTQDNTLDVVTHLKRDMGLEPMAHLTCVGASSEALHGFLGALKDVGIENVLALRGDPPKDRPDFRFEGQEFRHASDLVTFIRRHYPGLGVGVAGIPTKHPESASVEIDLKWLKFKLDAGGDFVVTQLFYDNEHYFGYVGKLRALGVEAPVIPGILPVMSMKSAQFIAGLNGREVFGGFYEVLERTHAEGGDEAVRALGLAHATKQAQDLIDRGAPGVHLYTLNRAEACLEIADKLKF; translated from the coding sequence GTGCGCATCGTCGACCTCATCCGTCGCCGCGGTCCTTTCCTCTCCCTGGAATTCTTCCCGCCCAAGGATCGCACCACCTGGCCCGCGTTTTACGCCGAGGTGGAGAAACTCAAGGCCCTCGATCCATTGTTCGTCTCCGTGACCTATGGCGCGGGCGGCGGCACCCAGGACAACACCCTGGACGTGGTCACGCACCTCAAACGGGATATGGGCCTTGAGCCCATGGCCCACCTCACCTGCGTGGGCGCGTCCTCCGAGGCCCTGCACGGCTTTCTGGGTGCCCTGAAGGACGTCGGCATCGAGAACGTCCTGGCCCTGCGCGGCGACCCGCCCAAGGACCGCCCGGACTTCCGCTTTGAGGGCCAGGAGTTCCGCCATGCCTCGGACCTCGTGACCTTCATCCGCCGTCACTACCCGGGCCTGGGCGTGGGCGTCGCGGGCATCCCCACCAAGCACCCGGAGTCGGCCAGCGTGGAGATCGACCTCAAGTGGCTCAAGTTCAAGCTGGACGCGGGCGGCGATTTCGTGGTCACGCAGCTGTTCTACGACAACGAGCACTACTTCGGCTATGTCGGCAAGCTGCGCGCTCTCGGGGTCGAGGCTCCGGTGATCCCGGGCATCCTGCCGGTGATGAGCATGAAATCCGCCCAGTTCATCGCCGGACTCAACGGCCGGGAGGTCTTCGGGGGGTTCTACGAGGTGCTGGAGCGCACCCACGCCGAGGGCGGCGACGAGGCGGTCCGGGCGCTGGGCCTGGCCCACGCGACGAAGCAGGCGCAGGACCTTATTGACAGGGGCGCGCCCGGAGTGCATCTCTATACGCTCAACCGCGCCGAGGCATGCCTTGAGATCGCGGACAAACTGAAGTTCTAG
- the leuC gene encoding 3-isopropylmalate dehydratase large subunit: protein MPHTLAEKILQAHTADDASEPGRIVRCRVDLVLANDITAPLAIKSFRAMGAQEVFDRDRVALVCDHFTPNKDIESAEQVRTVREFALEKKITHYFEGGDVGVEHALLPELGLVGPGDVVIGADSHTCTYGGLGAFATGMGSTDIAAAMALGETWFKVPPTIRVEMSGSLAPFVGGKDLILTVIGRIGVSGALYKALEFGGPLTSELSVEARMTMANMAIEAGGKVGLFPVDDKTLAFCRTAGRTGDTLLDADSGAAYERVLRIDATGMEPQVACPHLPENVRPVSELKDLRVDQAVIGSCTNGRISDLREAAAVLKGRKVKKNLRCVVLPATPNIWRQALREGLIETFMEAGCIVGPATCGPCLGGHMGILAKGERAVATTNRNFKGRMGSLESEVYLSNPSVAAASAVAGEIIHPAAL from the coding sequence ATGCCCCACACTTTAGCGGAAAAAATCCTGCAGGCCCACACGGCCGACGACGCCTCGGAACCCGGGCGCATCGTCCGCTGCCGCGTCGACCTCGTATTGGCCAACGACATCACCGCCCCCCTGGCCATCAAGTCCTTTCGGGCCATGGGTGCCCAAGAGGTCTTCGATCGCGACCGCGTGGCCCTGGTCTGCGACCACTTCACGCCCAACAAGGACATCGAGTCGGCGGAGCAGGTCCGCACGGTACGCGAATTCGCCCTGGAAAAGAAGATCACGCACTACTTCGAGGGCGGCGACGTGGGCGTGGAGCACGCGCTGTTGCCGGAACTGGGTCTGGTGGGCCCGGGCGACGTGGTCATCGGTGCGGACAGCCACACCTGCACCTACGGCGGCCTGGGAGCCTTCGCCACCGGCATGGGCTCCACGGACATCGCCGCGGCCATGGCCCTGGGTGAAACCTGGTTCAAGGTGCCGCCGACCATCCGGGTGGAAATGAGTGGTAGCCTGGCCCCCTTCGTGGGCGGCAAGGATCTCATCCTGACGGTCATCGGCCGGATCGGCGTCTCCGGGGCGTTGTACAAGGCCCTGGAGTTCGGCGGCCCGCTGACCTCCGAACTCTCCGTCGAGGCCCGCATGACCATGGCCAACATGGCCATCGAGGCGGGCGGCAAGGTCGGGCTGTTCCCCGTGGACGACAAGACCCTGGCCTTCTGCCGGACGGCCGGGCGCACGGGCGACACCTTGCTGGACGCCGATTCCGGGGCCGCCTACGAGCGTGTGCTGCGGATCGACGCCACGGGCATGGAGCCCCAGGTGGCCTGTCCGCACCTGCCGGAAAACGTGCGGCCCGTGAGTGAACTCAAGGATTTGCGCGTGGATCAGGCGGTCATCGGCTCCTGCACCAACGGCCGCATCTCGGACCTGCGCGAGGCCGCCGCCGTGCTCAAGGGCCGCAAGGTGAAGAAGAACCTCCGCTGCGTCGTCCTTCCCGCCACCCCGAATATCTGGCGTCAGGCCCTGCGCGAGGGACTCATCGAGACCTTCATGGAGGCGGGCTGCATCGTGGGCCCGGCCACCTGTGGCCCCTGTCTCGGCGGGCACATGGGCATCCTGGCCAAGGGCGAGCGGGCCGTGGCCACCACCAACCGCAACTTCAAGGGCCGCATGGGCAGCCTCGAATCCGAGGTCTACCTGTCCAATCCCTCGGTGGCCGCGGCCAGCGCCGTGGCCGGCGAGATCATCCATCCGGCGGCGCTCTAG
- the leuB gene encoding 3-isopropylmalate dehydrogenase, translating to MKICVLPGDGIGPEITDQALKVLLAVAEKFGHAVELDEQRIGGSAIDATGVPLPEETVEACKGADAVLLGAVGGPKWDNLDPAIRPEKGLLGIRKALGLFANLRPAALFPQLRSACLLRPDIVDRGVDLLVIRELTGGIYFGEPRGVEVRDGERTGFNTMIYRESEVRRIAKVAFEAARKRRRKVCSVDKANVLDVSRVWREVVIETAAEYPDVELSHMYVDNAAMQLVRDPSQFDVLVTGNLFGDILSDEAAVITGSIGMLPSASLGEGGPGLYEPIHGSAPDIAGQDLANPLATILSVAMLLRYSLGMEEEARSVEDAVRRTLDQGLRTGDIMEPGKARVKGSEMGAAVLANL from the coding sequence ATGAAGATTTGCGTGTTGCCTGGCGACGGCATCGGCCCGGAGATCACGGACCAGGCCTTGAAGGTTCTGCTCGCCGTGGCCGAGAAGTTCGGCCATGCGGTGGAGCTGGACGAGCAGCGTATCGGCGGCTCGGCCATCGACGCCACCGGCGTTCCCCTGCCCGAGGAGACCGTGGAGGCCTGCAAGGGGGCCGACGCCGTGCTCCTGGGCGCGGTGGGTGGTCCCAAATGGGACAACCTCGACCCCGCCATCCGGCCCGAAAAAGGACTCCTGGGCATCCGCAAGGCCCTGGGCCTGTTCGCCAATCTACGGCCCGCAGCGCTCTTTCCCCAGCTGCGCTCGGCCTGCCTCCTGCGCCCGGACATCGTGGACCGCGGGGTGGACCTGTTGGTGATCCGCGAACTGACCGGCGGGATCTACTTCGGGGAGCCCAGGGGCGTGGAGGTCCGCGACGGCGAGCGCACGGGCTTCAACACCATGATCTACCGCGAGAGCGAGGTGCGGCGCATCGCCAAGGTGGCTTTCGAGGCCGCCCGCAAGCGCCGCCGCAAGGTCTGCTCCGTGGACAAGGCCAACGTCCTGGACGTCTCCCGCGTCTGGCGCGAGGTGGTGATCGAGACGGCCGCCGAGTACCCGGACGTTGAGCTCTCGCACATGTACGTGGACAACGCGGCCATGCAGCTCGTGCGCGACCCGTCCCAGTTCGACGTGCTCGTCACCGGCAACCTCTTCGGCGACATCCTCTCGGACGAGGCCGCCGTGATCACCGGCTCCATCGGCATGCTCCCCTCGGCCTCCCTGGGCGAGGGCGGGCCCGGCCTGTACGAGCCGATCCACGGTTCGGCCCCGGACATCGCGGGTCAGGATCTGGCCAACCCGTTGGCCACCATCCTCTCCGTGGCCATGCTCCTGCGTTATTCCCTCGGAATGGAGGAGGAGGCCCGCAGCGTGGAGGACGCCGTGCGGCGCACCCTGGACCAGGGTCTGCGCACCGGCGACATCATGGAGCCGGGCAAGGCCCGGGTGAAGGGCAGCGAGATGGGCGCGGCGGTGCTCGCCAACCTCTGA